Sequence from the Candidatus Binataceae bacterium genome:
TTGCCACTCGATCGATTGGCGCCGCCGCCGTGGTAAGTGGCTCCGGGGTATAACAGCACTGAGCCCTTCGTCATTTCCGCCGCTTGGGTATCGGCCTCTGTGAACCGCAGCTTGTCGTCAAGCTTGTGACTTCCCACAACGATGCGGGTGGCGCCGTTTTCCGCGGTGAAGTCGGTCAACGCCCACATCGTGCCCAACGAGACCGGATAGTCTTTGACGAAGGGGTACATATCGAAGGCCCACTGATCGCGATGGATCGCCTGCGCAGGTTCTCCAGGGCCGATCGTTATCACCTGCGTAACGTGCATTTGAAAACTGGTAGCTCGACTAAAGATTTGTTTCCCGACTCCGAGTACCAACGGATTCATCACGAGCTCGCGGGCGGTCGGGGATCGCGCGATCAACCCGCCCGTACGCTGCGTGCGCCGTCCCTCGAATTCGTCTTTACCGGCGGGGGTTCTATCTATCCAGGGGCGAAGTTCGGAAGCGATCTGATCCATCAGCTTCGAAGAGACGAGCCGATCGATTACTACAGCGCCATCCCGATCGATCGCGGCGAGAGCGTCCTCGCGGCGGGCATTTGCATCAAGGTGCAGGATAGTCATAGTGCGAACCTCGGTCTTCTATTTTCGGAGCCCTAGTCGCGCTTCTGCTCCACCCGGTCGCCGTGCGGCTTCTTCAGCTTCTCTAGGGTGTTCTCCAGGCGACCAAGGCCGAGGTTTTGGATTTCAGGCCGCACTACCTGGAGGGGATCGAGCAGATCGCCCACGTAGCCAAGCGCATAGGCTCCGCGCTGATAGCCCATCAGCCGAAGCAGTTCGACTGGCAGTGTGCGTGCGACTTCCATCGGCACCGCCAGGTATTGATTTTCCTCTTGCCGCAACCAGGAGAGGTTGTACGTAAGATTGATTCCAATGCGGGTTTCACTGGAACGATTCGCGCCTCCGCCGTGATAAACGCTGCCGCTATAGAACAGCACGGAGCCCTTGGTCATTGCGGCGGGTATGGTGTCTTCTTCCTTAAAGCGCAGCTTGTCGTCGAAGCGATTGCTGCCCGGAATCACCCTGGTCGCGCCGCTTTGTTCAGTGAAGTCCGTCATCGCCCAAATGGTGTTGCACTGAACCTCGTATCCTTTCGGAAAACTGAAAAAATCAAAGGCCCACTGATCGCGATGGATGTGCTGCGCCTGTTCGCCCGGACCGATTGCGATGACTTGGGTCAGGTGGAGCTGATAGCTGGCAGCGTGGCCAAGAAACCTGCCGCAGGTGGCGAGCACGAGCGGGTGCATCACTAGCGAGCGGCACTTGGGCGACCGAGCGATCAGCGAGCCGGTGCGGCGTGTATTTCGTCCGGAAAAGCTGTCCGGCCCCGGCTTGGTGTTTTCAATCCAAGGACGCAGTTCCGCCATGACATCGTCGACCTCACCCGCGCTCAGGACCGAGTCGACAATTACGGCGCCGTCACCTTCGAGCGCTGCGGAAACTTCCTCGCCGCTAGTAGTTGTTTTCAGATGGCTGATGTTCATCGCACCGACGTCCTTCTCCGATTCGATTCGCGCACACGGCGCGACCGACGATTTCCTACAGCTGTGTCACTCGCGGATCGCTCGCTGATGAGCGCTTCGATGACAAGGCTGAGCCTTCGTTTCAGGTCTTCGAGCTGAGCTCCAGTATGAGTCAGTCGTTCGATCTCGAATCCGCGCACCACGTCGATAATCGTGCGCGCCGCATCGACTGGACGCGCCGCTCCGAGCTCCTCCAACGCGGCCGTGAGACGAGCTTCCATCCATCTTTCGTAAGCATTGAACTCACGAGCCAACGCGGGATCGCGGGCCGCGTAAAGAATCAGCTCATACTCCACCCGAACTATTGTGGGATTGTCGGAAAACTCCCGGCGCACAATCTCCAGCACCAATTCGATAATGCCCGAGGGAGTGTGGGGCCGCTTCTCATCCTCGACGTCGGAAATGAATGCGATAGCCTCGGACAGATAGAGACGAAATGCTTCGCGAAGGAGATCCTCACGAGAATCGAAGTAATAGGTAAGTGAGCCCAGCGGGACCTGCGCGCGATCCGCGACACGCCGAAAGGTAATCGCATCAGGACCGCCGTCGGCGACGATATGGAGGGCCGCCTCCAGGATTTCCTTGCGTCGCG
This genomic interval carries:
- a CDS encoding phytanoyl-CoA dioxygenase family protein — its product is MTILHLDANARREDALAAIDRDGAVVIDRLVSSKLMDQIASELRPWIDRTPAGKDEFEGRRTQRTGGLIARSPTARELVMNPLVLGVGKQIFSRATSFQMHVTQVITIGPGEPAQAIHRDQWAFDMYPFVKDYPVSLGTMWALTDFTAENGATRIVVGSHKLDDKLRFTEADTQAAEMTKGSVLLYPGATYHGGGANRSSGNRTGITIQYNVSWLRQEENQYLSVPIEIARTLPVELLRLIGYQRGAYSLGYVDDLRDPIEVVRPDLTNQRG
- a CDS encoding phytanoyl-CoA dioxygenase family protein; translation: MNISHLKTTTSGEEVSAALEGDGAVIVDSVLSAGEVDDVMAELRPWIENTKPGPDSFSGRNTRRTGSLIARSPKCRSLVMHPLVLATCGRFLGHAASYQLHLTQVIAIGPGEQAQHIHRDQWAFDFFSFPKGYEVQCNTIWAMTDFTEQSGATRVIPGSNRFDDKLRFKEEDTIPAAMTKGSVLFYSGSVYHGGGANRSSETRIGINLTYNLSWLRQEENQYLAVPMEVARTLPVELLRLMGYQRGAYALGYVGDLLDPLQVVRPEIQNLGLGRLENTLEKLKKPHGDRVEQKRD
- a CDS encoding TetR family transcriptional regulator, encoding MLFRHQSKPHSSAEARRKEILEAALHIVADGGPDAITFRRVADRAQVPLGSLTYYFDSREDLLREAFRLYLSEAIAFISDVEDEKRPHTPSGIIELVLEIVRREFSDNPTIVRVEYELILYAARDPALAREFNAYERWMEARLTAALEELGAARPVDAARTIIDVVRGFEIERLTHTGAQLEDLKRRLSLVIEALISERSASDTAVGNRRSRRVRESNRRRTSVR